The sequence below is a genomic window from Inquilinus sp. KBS0705.
CCTTTAGTACTTTCATCCTCTACCCTGTAAAACCGCTGGAATATATTTTGCTGATCTTTTAGCTTGATTCCGATACCCTTATCGGTAACGTTAATCTTAACCATTTTGCCGGTTAATTTGCATTCAATGGTAACGTCAGTGCCTTTTGGAGAATATTTTATAGCGTTATTAATAAAGTTACTTAGCACCTGTCCTATTTTTTCCCTGTCGGCAGTAACATTTATTGCTTCAGCAGGGTTAAAAACAATGCCATGCCCTTGCGCTATCGGCAGGCTATCGGCTACCATTTCTTCAATCAATTGGTTTAAATCAAAAATTTCGGGGTTAAGCTGCAATTTGCCCGATTCCAGTTTCGACAAGTCTAAAAACCCGTAAATCAGCCTCGTCATTTTATTGATCTGGTTCTCAGATTTTTCAAGGGCGTTCAGTAAAAAGCTATCGCCTGACCGCTTGGCATTTGCTATTAGTAATTGGATATAAGCTTTAAGCGAAGTAAGGGGTGTTTTAAGCTCATGGCTGGCCATTGCAATAAAATCATTTTTGCGCAATTCGTTCCGCTTATTCTCAGTAATATCCAATACGGCCCCGGTAAACCGTACAGGCATATCCTGGTCGTTAAAAAGTACCTTGCCTTTTGCTCTTATCCAGCGCAGCTTTTTATCCTCGATGCCAATGGTACGATATTCTACATCATATTCGCCGTTAGATAGTTCGCGGTTAAACGCCCTGTTTACAGCATAGTCTGTTTTTTCGCGATCATCGGGGTGCAGGCCAAGTAAAAATGTTTCATCATAATTTATAGGGCCATCTTTAGTTATACCAAATAATTCGCCGCAACGCTTGTCCCACACCAGTTTGCGTGTTATGGGGTCCATATCAAATGTGCCCAATTCGGCAGCTTGCGTTGCCAGCCGAAGGTCTTCTTCACCTTTTTTCAATGCTTCCATTATATGCCGCTGATCGGTGATATCCTGTACGGTACCCAACATACGTAATGGCAGGCTATTTTCGTCATACACAACTTTACCGGTAGTTCGTATCCAGCGTATAGTTCCATCAGGCCAAATTATACGTACTTCATAAAAATAAATGCTGCTATGAAGTGCTTTATCAAAAGCTTTTATTACAATATGTAAGTCAGCGGGGTGCACTATGTCGCGTAGTTCCTGATGGCCAACAATAGTAGGGCTGTT
It includes:
- a CDS encoding PAS domain S-box protein codes for the protein MTNYPPKMSSVLNEQDFHGLMAQAPVALSVLRGDDLIIESANAIMLQVWGKNNSIIGHPLVYGLPELVGQPFVDILHNVINTGIAHHGYEAKVALVRNGLTEKCYFNFVYQPIAEPDGKVSGVMVVATEVTEQINVRLKLQDAEERLRLAAEATGLGTFDLDLQSGGIIHSPKLAEIFGHNSPTIVGHQELRDIVHPADLHIVIKAFDKALHSSIYFYEVRIIWPDGTIRWIRTTGKVVYDENSLPLRMLGTVQDITDQRHIMEALKKGEEDLRLATQAAELGTFDMDPITRKLVWDKRCGELFGITKDGPINYDETFLLGLHPDDREKTDYAVNRAFNRELSNGEYDVEYRTIGIEDKKLRWIRAKGKVLFNDQDMPVRFTGAVLDITENKRNELRKNDFIAMASHELKTPLTSLKAYIQLLIANAKRSGDSFLLNALEKSENQINKMTRLIYGFLDLSKLESGKLQLNPEIFDLNQLIEEMVADSLPIAQGHGIVFNPAEAINVTADREKIGQVLSNFINNAIKYSPKGTDVTIECKLTGKMVKINVTDKGIGIKLKDQQNIFQRFYRVEDESTKGFSGFGIGLYLSAEIIALHNGKIGVDSTEGQGASFYFSLPL